The genomic stretch TTTCGGTAGTAAGAATCAAGGAAGCGATAGAGGCGGCGTTAGCCAGCGCGGAACGAGTCACCTTGACAGGGTCAATGACGCCCTGCTCGATGAGGTTGCCGTAAACGTCGGTGCGGGCGTTGTAGCCCTCATTCTCACCTAGCTCAGCGACCTTATTAATGATGACGTAACCGGGTTTTCCGCCATTCTCAGCGATCCAGCGCAACGGCTCAACAATCGCCTTCTCAACGATGGCCACACCATGCTTCTCGTCAGCATTGTCGGTCTTCACGTCGGCTAAGGCCTTAACAGCGTGGACGAAAGCAGCGCCACCACCAGCGACGATGCCCTCCTCAATGGCTGCACGCGTAGCGGAAACAGCGTCCTCGATGCGGTGTTTCTTCTCATTTAGCTCAACCTCAGTGGCTGCACCAACTTTGATAACGCACACGCCACCGGCTAGCTTGGCAATTCGCTCAGCCAACTTTTCTTTATCCCATTCGGAGTCAGAGTTGGCGATTTCGGCCTGCAGTTGGCTGACGCGAGCCTTAACATCAGCAGCGTTGCCGCCGCCCTCAACGATAGTGGTGGAGTCTTTGTCTACCACAACGCGGCGGGCGCGTCCTAGCTTGTCTAGACCAATCTGGTCTAATTTCAGCCCGACCTCAGTGGAAATCACTTCGCCACCAGTCAAAATGGCCATGTCTTGCAGCATGGCCTTGCGACGGTCGCCAAAGGCCGGAGCCTTGACCGCAACCGAGTTGAAGGTGCCACGTAGTTTGTTGACAACCAAGGTGCTTAGCGCCTCACCATCAACGTCCTCAGCAATAACTACTAGGGCGCCGTGGGCTGCAATGACTTTCTCCAGCAAAGGCAACAGATCGTTCATGGACGAGATCTTGCCCTGGTGGAGCAGAATGTATGGATCCTCTAGGACGGCCTCCATACGATCCTGATCGGTGATGAAGTATGGGGAAATGTAGCCCTTGTCGAACTGCATACCTTCAGAGAAATCCAGCTCGGTGCCGAAGGTCTGCGATTCTTCGACGGTGATGACACCGTCTTTGCCGACCTTGGTGAACGCTTGGGAAATGATTTCGCCAATTTCTTCGTCGCGAGAAGAGATGGTTGCAACATTGGCCATATCGGCGGGGTCGTCAACCTGGGAAGCCACTGATTTTAGGTGCTCAATGACAGCCTGGGTAGCTTTTTCGATACCGCGCTTGAGACCGACAGGGTTCGAGCCGGCGGCTACTGCTCGCAGGCCTTCATGTACTAGGGCTTGAGCCAGCACAGTTGCGGTCGTGGTGCCATCACCGGCGACATCATTGGTCTTGGTGGCAACCTCTTTTGTTAACTGTGCACCAAGATTCTCGTACGGGTCCTCTAGCTCGACCTCACGAGCTACAGACACCCCATCGTTAGTGATGGTTGGCGCGCCGAATTTCTTATCTAGGACGACATAGCGGCCTTTCGGCCCCAAAGTCACCTTTACGGTGTTAGCGAGGGTGTCAACACCGCGTTCTAGCGCGCGGCGTGCTTCCTCGTCAAAAAGTAGTTCCTTAGCCATAGGTCGCTTCCCTACTTCTCGACTACGGCGAGAATGTCGCGGGCATTCAGTAGCAAGTAATCTTCACCGTTGTAGCGCACTTCGGTGCCACCATATTTGGAGAAGATGACGACGTCGCCTTCTTTGACGTCCATTGGCACGCGGGTGCCCTTGTCGTCTACACGGCCTGGGCCGGCAGCAATGACCTTGCCCTCCTGTGGCTTCTCTTTGGCGGAATCAGGAATGACCAGACCGGACGCAGTAGTGGTCTCGGCCTCTAACGGCTGAACGAGGACGCGATCCTCAAGCGGCTTAATCGTGGTTGCCACGATGGGCCCCTTTCTATGTGAAATGTTTTCGTTTCTAGCTAATCAGGGCGTCGTCGCGGTGCCGCCCCAATTTTTAGCACCCTATTGGTTTGAGTGCTAAAACAACATTAGCCACGGTCTGGCACTCAATCAACTCGAGTGCTAGACCGTGGCTAATTAATTGGTTTTCTGCTAACCGCTATTCGTCGAAAGTGACTTCAACTTCGTTATCGCCTACTAACTTAGCTGTCCCTTGCAGAGAAATATAGGGGAACACTTCCTCCGGGTCAGTAGATGACGAATCTGTCTTGTAGGACAGCTCAGTATCCGCCGTATAGTCGAAAGTCACCGTATCTGCACTGCTTGAATAAACCGAAACATAGGAAGTATCAGTGCGCTTCCACTTGATATCGATGGCTTTCGTTTCATCACCGAAATAGCTAT from Vaginimicrobium propionicum encodes the following:
- the groL gene encoding chaperonin GroEL (60 kDa chaperone family; promotes refolding of misfolded polypeptides especially under stressful conditions; forms two stacked rings of heptamers to form a barrel-shaped 14mer; ends can be capped by GroES; misfolded proteins enter the barrel where they are refolded when GroES binds), producing the protein MAKELLFDEEARRALERGVDTLANTVKVTLGPKGRYVVLDKKFGAPTITNDGVSVAREVELEDPYENLGAQLTKEVATKTNDVAGDGTTTATVLAQALVHEGLRAVAAGSNPVGLKRGIEKATQAVIEHLKSVASQVDDPADMANVATISSRDEEIGEIISQAFTKVGKDGVITVEESQTFGTELDFSEGMQFDKGYISPYFITDQDRMEAVLEDPYILLHQGKISSMNDLLPLLEKVIAAHGALVVIAEDVDGEALSTLVVNKLRGTFNSVAVKAPAFGDRRKAMLQDMAILTGGEVISTEVGLKLDQIGLDKLGRARRVVVDKDSTTIVEGGGNAADVKARVSQLQAEIANSDSEWDKEKLAERIAKLAGGVCVIKVGAATEVELNEKKHRIEDAVSATRAAIEEGIVAGGGAAFVHAVKALADVKTDNADEKHGVAIVEKAIVEPLRWIAENGGKPGYVIINKVAELGENEGYNARTDVYGNLIEQGVIDPVKVTRSALANAASIASLILTTETLVVTAKEEEED
- the groES gene encoding co-chaperone GroES → MATTIKPLEDRVLVQPLEAETTTASGLVIPDSAKEKPQEGKVIAAGPGRVDDKGTRVPMDVKEGDVVIFSKYGGTEVRYNGEDYLLLNARDILAVVEK